A genome region from Methylorubrum populi includes the following:
- a CDS encoding HAD family hydrolase, protein MSARIRAVVFDIDGTLLDSVDLHARAWAEAFAHFGIRVQEADVRRQIGKGGDQLLPVFVDAARLAREGEAIESYRSDLFKRAYLAQAEPFSGVQALLSHVRDAGQIVALASSGKADEVEKYQRILGIAGLVDVVTTSDAADRSKPHPDIFEAVLEKLSGIPREAAMMVGDTPYDAQAAARAGLSTIGVLCGGFPEAELSAAGCVAIYRDPQDLLDGYGRSPLA, encoded by the coding sequence ATGAGCGCCCGCATCAGGGCCGTCGTGTTCGACATCGACGGCACCCTCCTCGACAGCGTCGACCTGCACGCCCGCGCCTGGGCCGAGGCCTTCGCGCATTTCGGGATTCGTGTGCAGGAGGCGGACGTTCGCCGCCAGATCGGCAAGGGCGGCGACCAGCTTCTGCCCGTCTTCGTGGACGCGGCGCGGCTCGCCCGGGAGGGCGAAGCGATCGAATCCTACCGCTCCGACCTGTTCAAGCGGGCCTATCTGGCGCAGGCTGAGCCGTTTTCCGGCGTGCAGGCGCTGTTGAGCCATGTGCGCGATGCAGGCCAGATTGTCGCGCTGGCCTCCTCGGGCAAGGCCGACGAAGTGGAGAAGTACCAAAGGATCCTCGGCATCGCCGGTCTCGTCGACGTGGTGACCACCTCCGACGCCGCCGACCGTTCGAAGCCGCATCCCGACATCTTCGAGGCGGTGCTGGAGAAGCTCTCCGGCATTCCCAGGGAGGCGGCGATGATGGTCGGCGATACGCCCTATGACGCGCAAGCCGCTGCACGCGCTGGGCTTTCCACCATCGGCGTCCTGTGCGGCGGCTTCCCCGAGGCCGAGCTGTCGGCGGCCGGCTGCGTCGCGATCTACCGCGATCCGCAGGATCTGCTCGACGGCTACGGCCGCTCGCCGCTCGCATGA
- a CDS encoding DUF2934 domain-containing protein yields MVLCETSVRERAYYIWEGEGRVFGRAEAHWLQAEAELRRTGVTVEARADAAPAEAAKPRADRAKTTVAKTTVEAKAAAKTVAVKAPAEVLAGVAKAAKVAKSAKAPAKVSAKSAEKPAARRAKARAGAEAAVLH; encoded by the coding sequence ATGGTGCTGTGCGAGACGAGCGTGCGCGAGCGCGCCTACTACATCTGGGAGGGCGAGGGCCGGGTGTTCGGCCGGGCCGAGGCCCACTGGCTGCAGGCCGAGGCCGAGCTGCGCCGGACCGGCGTGACGGTCGAGGCCAGGGCGGACGCCGCGCCGGCCGAGGCCGCCAAGCCGCGGGCCGACCGTGCCAAGACCACCGTGGCCAAGACCACCGTGGAAGCCAAGGCCGCGGCGAAAACGGTTGCCGTGAAGGCGCCGGCCGAGGTGCTGGCGGGCGTCGCCAAGGCTGCCAAGGTTGCCAAGTCGGCGAAGGCTCCTGCCAAGGTCTCCGCGAAATCCGCGGAGAAGCCGGCCGCGCGCCGCGCCAAGGCCCGCGCCGGGGCCGAGGCCGCCGTCCTGCACTGA
- a CDS encoding porin family protein — MKSLLLASSALVAATVAASAADLPRRAAPPPVFQPVPVFTWTGFYAGFNAGYGFGTQDDRAPTVLGVGPASLLVPAGTTAVVAFNNREANEGFVGGGQIGYNYQFTPGSGFVIGVEADAQYADFGRSRNRFLTTSPLAAQQVFNPAGLSGLDFFGTVRGRLGYAFDRTLVYGTGGFAYGSGGGRDFGTGVSSDDFQTGWAAGGGIEYALPTDSFLNFFKSSAVTLKVEGLYVNLDRGTGGRGAFAVDNQGRTVTVTSPGVVLVSGGQQVRDTEFAVVRAGLNYKFGSY; from the coding sequence ATGAAAAGCCTGCTTCTCGCTTCGAGCGCGCTCGTTGCCGCCACGGTCGCCGCCTCGGCCGCCGACCTGCCCCGCCGCGCGGCGCCCCCGCCGGTGTTCCAGCCGGTGCCGGTCTTCACCTGGACGGGCTTCTATGCCGGTTTCAACGCCGGTTACGGCTTCGGCACCCAGGACGACCGTGCCCCGACCGTGCTCGGCGTCGGCCCGGCCTCGCTCCTCGTCCCCGCCGGCACCACGGCCGTGGTGGCCTTCAACAACCGCGAGGCCAACGAGGGCTTCGTCGGCGGCGGCCAGATCGGCTACAACTACCAGTTCACCCCGGGCTCGGGCTTCGTGATCGGTGTCGAGGCCGACGCCCAGTACGCCGATTTCGGCCGTAGCCGGAACCGCTTCCTGACGACCAGCCCGCTGGCCGCCCAGCAGGTGTTCAACCCGGCCGGTCTCTCGGGCCTCGACTTCTTCGGCACCGTCCGCGGCCGCCTCGGCTACGCCTTCGACCGCACCCTCGTGTACGGCACCGGCGGCTTCGCCTACGGCTCCGGCGGCGGCCGCGACTTCGGCACCGGCGTGTCGAGCGACGACTTCCAGACCGGCTGGGCCGCGGGCGGCGGTATCGAGTACGCTCTCCCGACCGACTCGTTCCTGAACTTCTTCAAGTCCTCGGCCGTGACCCTGAAGGTCGAAGGTCTCTACGTGAACCTCGACCGCGGCACCGGCGGCCGTGGCGCCTTCGCGGTGGACAACCAGGGCCGCACGGTCACCGTGACCAGCCCGGGCGTCGTGCTCGTCAGCGGCGGCCAGCAGGTGCGCGACACCGAGTTCGCCGTCGTCCGCGCCGGCCTGAACTACAAGTTCGGCTCGTACTGA